The Oncorhynchus mykiss isolate Arlee chromosome 5, USDA_OmykA_1.1, whole genome shotgun sequence DNA window AGTTCAGATAACCTACCGGTGCTCTAACCTACCGGTGCCCTTAAGTTCAGATAACCTACCGGTGCCCTTTAGTTCAGAATAGCCTTTGTGAAAACAGTGTTAATCAGTAGGGTAGGGTTGCTTATGTAGCTGGCTGGTAAATGATGTCATGTATGTGCTGATCATCTGTTTACCTCAGGAAAGCTACATGGGGTGCAGGATTTTTATTTCCAGCACTAACTCACCTGATTGAACCAACAGTGTTCTAAATAGTGGAACATGAGTATGTGAcccaggtgtgttagtgctgggctggaacaaaagccggTACaccctgtagctctccaggaccagagcCTACACTGATTTGATCTCCACTGTTGCTCAAGCATAGTGTTTATTAGTTCATGATCTGTAAGTATTTTATGTTTTCCTTATTTTGTTGCACTGTAATAACCTTGATTGTAtttgtgtgttgattgattgaGGAATTTGTCAAATAAAATATGTTGTTGGTTTTTAATAAAGATGCATGAATGTACCTACTCTCGAGTCcctctttatttctctcaaatagaCAGACAGATCTAGACTGtagtgtctttgtctgtctgtctgtctgtctctgtctgtctgtctgtctgtctgtctccctccctccctccctccctctctctgagtatcactcaatacctaaatctttctatctccctccctttctctttctctctctcctaccctccctatctctctgttcatgtctccctctctcaattctcCCATATTACAGAACACATGGCCATTCATAAAGGGGCTTGGTGGAGGGGCGGGACCAGGTTAGCTTTCCTCCAATGGCAAGCTAAGTATGTATGCATTGGAGTATCAGGCTGAAAATCCGCTGCTCATTCTGGTTCATACCAGTCTGCTCCTGCTCTCCTCGCGCTGCCGGTGTGAtttaaaaacaaacacacacacgcacatacaaaaTGTTCCACAATGTTCTCAGCTGCAAATGAGAAAATGCAAGACTGCTGAGGTGGCAGAAAATAGATGATCAGAGATTCACACATCAACGTACACAATAACATGTAGATAAAGGAAGTGAAAGGGGAATCACGTTTGCTCAGCCTGGGTGTGTCTTCAGGTCTCTGCTGTGCCCTGTAGTATCTGAAGTGTTCATGGAGGAAATTACAAGAAATGTTGTATTTGATGCGTTTATGACCTGACACAATGGGTAACATTCAAATTAAATACGATGACTGGGTTTTATGTGTTATAAAGCATTTATGTGTGAATTTGTGTGGTGTGttataaaaaacatgttttaatgtgCGCTTATGTGTCGTCCAGCATTTACTACTGGGTTTATTATCTTGATGTTGATTTGGAATGAGGCACTTGAAAGCACAACGTGAAACAATGACATGAAATGgtgggtgtgtgtctatgtgtgtagatTAGTGTGTGTCAGGTATGGTATTTGGAATCTTGTTTTCCTGTATTTCAGATGAGGACAGTACAGAGGAGACCCTCACTGTTCTCAACACAGGATTACACGAATTCGCCTTTAGCTTCCTGCTACCACAGAtgtatgtaacacacacacacacacacacacacacacacacagctgtaacaTAAATCTGAACCCCAAATATGGAATCTTATCTAAAGATAGAAATGTAAAAAGTATAATCCTatacacctctccccctctcttctcctctccccctcttctcctcccccctcctctccccctctcttctcccctcctctccccctctcttctcctctcccctcctctccccctctcttctcccctcctctccccctctcttcttctctcccctcctctccccctctcttctcctctcccctcctctccccctctcttctcctcttccctccactccccttccctccactccccctctcagGCCCCTGGCCACGTCGTTTGAAGGGAAGCATGGCAGTGTGAGGTACTGGGTGAGAGCAGAGCTCTACAGACCATGGCTGCTGCCTTTCAAAGTCAAGAAAGAGTTTACTGTGTTTGAACACATCGATATCAACACACCACTGCTGCTGGTGAGGATTGtggggtgtacacacacacacacacacatctcacatacacacacacacacacacacacacacacatacacacacacacatacatacacacacacctcacatacacacacacacatacatacacacacacacctcacatacacacacacacacacacacacacacacacacacatatacacacacacacatctcacatacacacatgctcaCAGTTTTTGTGAAATGTCTATGTATAGGCCCCTCAAGCTGGCACCAAGGACAAGACCTTATGTTGTTGGTTCTGTGCCTCGGGACCCATCTCACTCAGCGccaagatagagaggaagggataCACGCCAggtgagtaacacacacacacacacacacacacacacacacacacacacacacactgtcccattcccccctcccataccacccccatCTCAcagcctcatcctctcctctttcctctcctctcctcctcttctaggTGAGTCCATCCAGATCTTTGCAGAGGTGGAGAACTGTTCGTCCAGGGTGGTGGTGCCCAAGGCAGCGCTGAGCCAGACCCAGACCTACTTCGCCAAGGGAAAGGCCAGGCAGCTCCAGCAGCAGATGGCAGCCCTGCGTGGGGACACCCTACCCCAGGGGAAGAGCCAGAGCTGGGATGGAAAACTCCTCCACATACCCCCAGTGTCCCCATCCATCCTGGACTGTCCACTCATCAGAGTGGAGTACTCACTGGTGGTGAGGAATTATAATATGGTGTATAGTTTATATGGTAATACATGTATTAATATTGTAGAATGGTAAATAAGTGTCAGTCAAATCTCCTCGCAAAATCAAACCGGTTTAGCAGGATATTTGCAGTCTTATACTGTAAAGGTTATCTTTCTGGTATATCATCATTTGGGCTGTCAATAAGACAAtatctacctctgtctctctcaggtgtATGTGGACATCCCTGGGGGGTTGAACCTGTCTCTATCGTTGCCGTTGGTGATCGGGACCATCCCCCTCCATGCATTCACCAATCGAACAAGCAGCATCAGCAGCTACTGTAGTAGCATCAGCTGGCCAGAGAGACCTGAGGGTACGACATACACCTGTGTGTGAGCgtgtactgtgtgtttgtgtactgtgtgtgtactgtgtattgttTGTGTGTTCTCCCAAGTTAATCCTATGCTGTGTGTGTATTCACAGCTCCCCCCAGCTACAGTGACTTGGTGGTGACAGAGGAGCAGAGGTGGGGCTGTCTGGAGCGCtgtgaggggtcagaggtcaacgAAGAGGACCAGGGAACACTGCGCGCTTACATTACAGAGTTCAGATACCAGCCCCCGCCGCTCTACTCCgaggtactcacacacacacaccacacatccacgcgtacacacacacacacacacacacacacacacacacacacacacacacacacacacacacacacacacacacattattgtagGTCTAACTAGCCTACTCTTCCCCCTGTGTTCCTCAGGTTGACCCTAACCCAGAGCCGGGCTGTGGAGGTCAGGTGGTAAGGAGACCCGACCTCTGCCCCTCTCGCTGAGCACAACACTGACCTGCTCAGAGCAGACAGGCATCTACACCTACAGATGGATCCAACATGGCCGCTGCTATAGCCCCCTACTGGAGccagtcacctacagatggatccAACATGGATGCCGCTATAGCCCCCTACTGGAGccagtcacctacagatggatccAACATGGCCGCCGCTATAACGTCCTACTGGAGccagtcacctacagatggatccAACATGGCCGCCGCTATAACCCCCTACTGGGGCCAACATTGCGTCTCATCCTTAGTTTTCTCGGGTACATAGATCAACAGATGCAGGGATGTCAGCTCTGATAGACACTCTGTGGAGAGGCCAGGAGACGCCTCAGTCTGACCAGCATCACGGTTCTCTGCTGGTCAGAAATAATTGATTGTCCTTAGACCAAGCTTCTGGTACATATGACCATTACGTGGCACATCTAAGActagaaaggagaggagaagaagaaaatagATAATCCACTGTTGGACTGTTGGAAACAGTGGTCAGGATCTCCTCCAGCCTCAGAGTGAATTTTGCACATGCCTCTCACTGTTTTTCTACTTAACTTCCATATCTTTTCTTCCTCAACTGTCATATATGCTGGAACATGTCCGTTGTCTTCTCACCACCATTACTACTTAACTAGAAACAACACCGATCAAAGACTCTTTTAGAACAAAGTAACTAAGAAACAAATGAAAGGAAATGTTTTTAGAGAGGTGTTATTGTGTCTTGGGTTTCCTGAATGGGGAATGTGGTACATGGTGAAATGActagtgtgtgtgttcagacactGGTGTATCTGTGaagcactcactcactctctctgtctttcaggtGTCTTTCCTCACTAAACCCTCCATAGATACAGTACCCTACTAAGCACTTGTTTGATTGTAGTATGTGGACATATGACACCAGAAAGAAGCTCTGTATTTACATAAGAGGCAAAGAAACAGCCagatgtaaaaataaaataagaaaaaaatacatttgaaatgtttacagGTCAATTGTCCTTCAAAGTTGATCTTCACCTCCAAACAAAGTgcaatatatttttgtatttgtcGTTTTTCTGTTTGTGTAAGTGATGCCATTATAGCCATTACTGATCTGAATGCTATCATGATCTTCCTTTGTTTGAAATAAAGAAGCCGTTTTGTAGAAACTGTGAACTGTGTAAGAATTAGTTAAGTGGATTAAAAGCAGGGTTATGGGTCCCTCTTTCAATAGCAGGGTTATTGGTGAATAGCAGGGTTTGGAGTTACTGGGCCCGCTATCACATTGTACACCACAGCAGGGTTTGGAGAGAGCTGCCTGTTCCTTCTGCCTCTTGTAGATTCtattttctcccctctccctctatcctctctttctctcctccctctctagctcCCTTTTTCCATTCCAATGCTGAATAACCAGACAGGACAAGAGAGCATTGTATCCTCCAACAcgctctctgccccccccccccccccccccagatattGGCTAAGGCTCATGTGAACTACTGACTCAGTTCATCTCTGCGGTCTGGACAGTGGACACAGTTGTGTGGACAGATTCAGATGTCATGATGTAGTATTTTATGCTAATACTGTAATGAGCACTGCAGATAGAGTGACAAAGATCTTTGAAACGTGAGCTAATGAACCGTTCCCAACCCCTCCACACATAGACACGCTAGGGCCTTTCCCTATCTGAGCAAGGCCTGTCCCATTCTTTGCTAGAACTTTGTCATATCTTAGTCACCAccctgacacagagagagagagagcactcttATTTTTCATTTGCATTAGCACGTTTTAAGCTCACTccagtgtctgcgggttttcgcttcacccttgtacttgattgatgaattaaggtcactattTAGCAAGGAACTCCCCAtgcctggttgtctaggtcttcatTGAAAGGAATGAGTTTGACGCCCTGTTCTACGGGGTAGCACaaggctgcccaaccctcttcctggagatctaccgtcctttGAGTTTTTAGTTCAACcgtaatttaacacacctgattcgacttattagctgctcaacaagtccttaactagctgaatcagatatgctaaattagggttggactgaaaacctacaggacagtagatctccaggaagagggttgggcagccatGGTATAGTAGCTGTGGACATTTTGAGAATTAGTGGGTCAGGAAGTCAGATATCTCTGCAACAGGAAAAGGCGGTGTTTCCCCCCTGAGGTCTGTTCTcatgtcagtcacacacacacacacacacacatacacacacacacacacacacacacacacacacacatcccaactGCTACTACCAGTCTCTTATTATAATTGCTAAACACTGCACAATGTAAACACTTGCCCCCCAATCCCCCGTTCCCCAAGACGTGTAAATATTGgtctataaattgtgccttcctgtgtTATACTTATGCAAAATAATATTatttattctactgagccatttactttatgttcacatttttatattttattatttcttattgttgcattgtcgagaattAACCTGAAAGTAAGAATTTGGTTGGACTATGTATACCATGGGTATCCCGTAAGTACAACTAATGAAACTTGAAACTTGTGTTTCAGATGTGGTGTGTTCAGAACAGACACaccaatatacagtatgtgtcaggaaatacacacacacacacacgcacgcacgcacgcacgcacacacacacacacgatgaaagGCCACTTGAGTACAGTTTTGGCTGATGCTCTACAGGAGCAGCTACTGTGCCATAGATAAACACAAACCGGTTTAGACTGGCTGGAGAGACGCAGTCAGAAAGTCAACCtagtacatgtttgtgtgtgtgtgtgttgtttaagtgtttgtgtttgtttcctAACACAGAAATTTGAAGTCCTGGAATATGTTCTCAGGGGAGAACATGTTTGGGGCTATATGCCTCTCACTGTAGCACACATGCCCCCCACCCGCCACTCATGTTACCTTATGACCCAGGTTGTGAGTGTGcgagtttgtgtgtgggtgtgtggtgaCCCAGGGCAGTGAAAAAATACTCTGGGCACAGTCAGTACTTGTCTGAGggcataggagagagagagacataatttAATTAGATTGTTATTAGATAACAACATGCCACATTGTACAGCAGATTATATAACAATCCCACAGAAGCACGCACCCAATTCATTTCTAAATCATCCCCCAAAAAACTATCCTGATAAATGAATAGGAAgtctagacactgatctaagagCAGTTTTGCAATTCCTATAATCATTTTCATCAAGgttagctgatcctagatctgcgtCTAATGCCAAGTTAGAGCCTGTTGCAGACACGCAGTAAGGCaacaatattttttacagttaTTAATAAGGTcaataatagaacatagaatcTCACCGAGAGACAAGAACTCAGATACAttcagataaagagagagagttattGCGTGAGTGGTTTGAATGTAGGGTCAttccacgaaatgagtgccttttgcaTCTCTTTGACATTTTATGTAAAATTTGTGCACCAATATTGGGTTTTAAAAGCcttatcaggtatgaaggtaaaacccagatgcagacaacgttgAATTcacaatggtttaataatccaacaggggcaggcaatggacaggtcaaggcaggcagggtcagtaaaccagaggtggggcaacagtACCagaaggcaggcaggctcagggtcagggtaggtgGCGCAAAGGTACAggttggcaggcaggctcaggtgcAGGCAGAGtcgtcaggcaggcaggcagtcagtacaggcaagggtcaaaaccaggagggtgagaaaaaaAGAGCTtaggaaaagcaggagctgagacacaaaaacgctggttgacttgacgaacaggcaacagacaaacagagaacacaggtataaatacacagtggataatggggaagatgggtgacacctggagggggtacCTGCTTGACCGGGGTGCCGGCGGTGGAAGTCGGTGATGAGGGGAGGCTGATATCCCAAGGAACACTCGAAGGGAGAGACCCGTGGCAGAGCAAGAAAGGGTGTTGCGAGCGTACTCAACCCATACTGGTTGCTGACTCCAGGTGGTAGGTTTGATGGAGACTAGGCAGCGAAGAGCCGTCTCTAAGTCCTGGTTGGTTCGCTCTGACtggccgttagactgggggtggaATCCGGAGTACACACTGGCTGACGACCCAATGAGCGCgtagaacgccttccagaaccggcACGAGAACGGCGGACCCCGGTCGGAGACCATGACCACCGGGAGTTTGTGGATCCGGACGACGTGCTGCACCATAAGCTAGGCCGTCTTCTTGGCTGAGGGTAGTTTGGAGAGGGAAATGAAGTGGTGGCTTTGAAAAACCGTTCGACCACAGTCAGAATGGCAGTGTTGCCCTCAGACGGGGGGAGACCCATGACGAAATCCAGGGATATATGGGACCAGGGACGgtgagggacaggaggaggagtctTGTTCTGTTCACAGACTGTGCAGGCGGCGAGAAACGTGGCAACATCTGGAACCATAgtaggccaccaaaagcgttGTCACACGAAGGCCAGGGTCCGACGAGAGCCCGGGTGACAggcaaggaggaatgggcccacTCCAGGACTGCGGAGCGGGAACAGCGTCAGGCACAAACATCCGGTTATCCCCCAGGGTTTGGCTGGGACTGCTGTGCCTCCCGGACCTGTTTCCCTATATCCCAGCTGAATGCTGTCGCCAGGAACAAGATGGGAAGGATGGTCTTCGGGCTCCGGGGTGGTAACCGTGGGGTTATAGCGGCGAGACAGGGCATCTGGCTTGACGTTCTTGGATCCCAGATGGTAGGAGTGGGAAAAGTTGAACCGGGGGGCCATCTCacttgcctggagttgaggcgctTGGCGGTGCGGAGATTCTCCAGGTTTTTGTAGTTGGTCCACTCAATGAATGGATGTTCCGCCCCTTATAGCCAGTGCCTTCATTCCTCCAAAACC harbors:
- the LOC110523413 gene encoding arrestin domain-containing protein 3 isoform X1, coding for MVLGKVKTLAVYFDYLNDNNVPVYSGGDSVSGRVIIEVTGEVRVKTLNITARGIAKVRWTESRNAGANTAYTQNYTEEVEYLNHSDTLIGEERDEDSTEETLTVLNTGLHEFAFSFLLPQMPLATSFEGKHGSVRYWVRAELYRPWLLPFKVKKEFTVFEHIDINTPLLLAPQAGTKDKTLCCWFCASGPISLSAKIERKGYTPGESIQIFAEVENCSSRVVVPKAALSQTQTYFAKGKARQLQQQMAALRGDTLPQGKSQSWDGKLLHIPPVSPSILDCPLIRVEYSLVVYVDIPGGLNLSLSLPLVIGTIPLHAFTNRTSSISSYCSSISWPERPEAPPSYSDLVVTEEQRWGCLERCEGSEVNEEDQGTLRAYITEFRYQPPPLYSEVDPNPEPGCGGQVVRRPDLCPSR
- the LOC110523413 gene encoding arrestin domain-containing protein 3 isoform X2, whose amino-acid sequence is MPLATSFEGKHGSVRYWVRAELYRPWLLPFKVKKEFTVFEHIDINTPLLLAPQAGTKDKTLCCWFCASGPISLSAKIERKGYTPGESIQIFAEVENCSSRVVVPKAALSQTQTYFAKGKARQLQQQMAALRGDTLPQGKSQSWDGKLLHIPPVSPSILDCPLIRVEYSLVVYVDIPGGLNLSLSLPLVIGTIPLHAFTNRTSSISSYCSSISWPERPEAPPSYSDLVVTEEQRWGCLERCEGSEVNEEDQGTLRAYITEFRYQPPPLYSEVDPNPEPGCGGQVVRRPDLCPSR